The DNA sequence TCGTGACCTGGCGCAATTACCATCCTTTGTGATGAGCCAAAACGACTACCCTGAACTTTTGGCATATAGCTGTCACCTGAGACTTGATGCTTCGGCATATCTAATAGCCAACCTAGTGCAGGAATTGCACGACTTAACGGGTGCTGAATATTGGTTTGGTTTTTTGCTCCCCAAGAGGCGTTGTCTAGACTATCAAATTGTTTTTCAAGTTGGTTAATTGTTTTATTTAGCGCTTCGTTAAATAGACTGTTCCAAGTTGTGAATCGCTCAGGTAATAAGTGCGAGGGTTGCTGGGTGATCATAGCCCACATCGCTGGCTCGAGTTGCGAGCGGATTGTTCGGTAATTAATTTGATCTGTAGGCTTATCTAATGTTTGAGAAAAAAGCTCGGTAAAAAGTAGCTCGCGAAGTTCTATTCTAAATTGCCTTACAATGGTGTAACCGATGGAGTCAATACTAGCTCTGTTTTGCCACTGGCTAAGATGGGTAGTAAGTGATTGTTTTTGGACATCATTAATTTCACTGGTTGGCAGAACTGAGTGAGTTAAAAACTCATACCAAGGTGTCAAAAACTCTGCTTTGTCATCCAATTGAATTGCTAAAAAATCAGCTTCAGTAAAGATTTGCCTTGATTTAAGGTTATTGGCAATTTGGCGCGAACGTGCACCTAAAGCATAACCGCCATTACCGATTTTGTTGAGTTCGCTGCTGCCAATTACTCGGCTATTTCCTGTCCAAATTCGATCTGATTTAGGGTTAATGACAACTGGGTAATCAGACGGAGCTAGGTAGCCGTTCCAAGTAATATGACCTTTTGTGCTTGTTTGGCTCCAGTCTTGCGGAATTTGCCATTGTAACTGGGATAAGTTAGCGCCTAGCTTATCTGGGATTGCGCCAGCGATTGTCCAAGCAGCATTACCATGGGTGTCGACGACGGTGAAGTTTTGAGCTGGTATGCCCAGGGTTTTTGCTATGTCTAATGCGGACTCTACGTTGCGAGAGTAGACTAACTCCAACAAATTAAAATTAACACCTTCAGGATCATGAGCGACCCACCTTAGGGCATAAAGGTTGTTTTTTTCCTCGTGAATTACGGGTCCCCAGATGGTCTTTTTTATGGTTATTTCAACTGGTGATTGGCCTTTTACTCTGATCGACTCGAAGTCAGTTTCGAACTGTAACGGACCTTGAGCCGTTAGGTAGTGGTTGTCGGTATCAGACAGGGTTGTTTTTATTAAGTCTGACCAATCACCGTAGCTGTTTGTATAGCCCCAAGCGATATGGGTGTTAGTTCCAGCGATAAGCGCGGGAGTTCCGGGTAATGTAACACCGTGTATTTCAATGTCTTGATTGTTTGCAGAGAATTTTGCCGAACTTCTGTACCAAATATTTGGGACCCCAATACCTAAGTGCATATCGTTAGCCAACATGCCACTGCTGTATGGCGTCAGTTGTCCGGTCACAGCCCAACTGTTACTGCCTTTTAGTGCCTCGTGATCATATGGTACAAAAGGAGAAAATGTAGATAACTTGGCAGTTTCAGTATTTGGAACGCTGGTGTCTATAATAGGAGCGGGCTCAAAACTGTTTTTAGGGATGTCGGGCGATGAAAAATTAACCTCGTCAATGGTAGCGTCCCACTCAGAGCCGTTAGGGTTGATAAAATTAAATACGTCTGGCATCAACCGAGCGTGCAATTCACCCAGCAGCTTCTCTCTTTCGCCATATTCGTCTTGCAGATCCATGAACATAGAGAACAACACTAAAAAGCTGTCTTCTTGTTGCCATTGTTTTGGAGGTGTTGCCAATAATAAGTATTCATAGGGGTAAACTGAGAGTTCGGACAAACCAGTGTTCACACCTTCGGTATATGAATTTAATAAAGATTTGTGTGAACTAGGGAGTTCATTGAAACGTTGTTTGGCGCGCTGACGAAATTGGTGTACACGTATTTTTTTGTCATGAGCCAGTGCAACTTCACCAAACAGTTCGGCAAGTTCACCAGCAGAATTTCGCCTGAGTAGATCCATTTGAAAAAATCGCTCTTGGCTATGGAGCCAACCCAGGGCAAAGGCATGGTCATTGGCAGATTGAGCATTGATAAAAGAAATGCCGTTTTTGTCCCGTTCTATAAGGACTGGGAGTTCGACATTGGCTCTTATTTGACCATTTAACATTGGTAAACTCGATTTTAACGATATGTAAACTAAAATACTTACTAGAATCAGTAAGATCATAATTATTTTTATAAATAGAGTTGCCCATTTAGCCATGTTGTCGTCCTTTGATTTTTAGACTTTCGATTGAGTCGAATGCTTGTACAAAAAGTATCACTTAACAAACGAATTGACTAGGCATCTCATTTACCAATCCTAAGCGTGTCATCTATCAATAACTGGAGGTTTGTTTGATAACTCTTGTTCAACTCAATGGGATCAGTGTACGTATAAGCACTTGGGTTTCAGTGTTGATGTTCGTTTTAGTGCTTGTCATATATCAGCTTATGATAGTCAAGCCAGTAGAGAGCCACTTAAAGCAAGCCAAACTGCTACGCACGTCTGTGTTATCTGAACAATCACGAAACATTAGTGATTTTTTTAAACCTTTGCAAAATGCTGTTCAAACAACCGCAAATAAGGTGGTGTTGAGCTCAGAGTTTTTAATGGACAATAATAAAGCTTTAGATGGAATAGAGCTTCCCGGAGGAGTCGTCTTTTTAGCGGATGATAAGGGGAACGTAGTTTCTTCGAGCGAACAATGGACTCTGAGTCACAATGGTCACTTTTTTATCAAACGAAACTCGTTTCAAATGCTATTGAATAGGCAGAGTGGATGGACTCAAGTCTTCTACGACGCTCACTTACAACAATATGTGTTGGGCTATGGTGTTGTTTTTAGAGAGGGCAACAACGTTCTTGGTGTGGTGGGTGGCATGATTCCAACGGATGAGGTGATTGCTTCTGTCTCTACAAATGTTAATGAGTCTGAGGTTCGTTATTTTATCTATAGCTCGTTGGGAAAGGTGATTTATCACCCGGATTACAGCCTTAAATTACTTCGTCAAGCTGAGTCTTACAATGCCGGAAATTACGTTCGTTCGGTACTGAGTAATGGCCTTGCAGAATATATCGAGAAACGAAACTCAGGAAAAAATATAGAGCAATATTCAGAGCGAGCTGACACGATTTTTGTTGATGCTATGCCTATTGAACACAGTAATTGGATAATGGCTGTATATCAAAGCAAGAACCGTATTTTAGACCAATATCGATATGACCAATTAGTGTATTGGCTGACTTGCGCTGGGTTTATTTTTGTTACTTTTATTTTTAGTTATTTAATTTCTAAACGACAAATAGAAAAGCGCACTCAGCGGCTTATCGAGCCATTTAGTCGTTGGGGTAATGGCTCAATTGATGTTTTAGAAAAGGACATGGAGTGGCTAAATAAAAACAAAAGCCAACAAGATGAATTCAGCCCCTTGTCACAGGAAATTAAACGCTTTGTGACTGTTGAAAGACGTTATATGCATAGGCTTCGAGAGGAAAATAATGACCTCAAAGATAAGGTTGAACAAAATAGGGCGTTAGCGCAAGCGATCAGTTACTCGGATAACATTGTCATATTATTAACTCCAGATTTGAATATTACGATTATTGATAATAAAGGTCAGAGGCTGCTTGGTAGTAGTAAGTCATCTTTAATTGGTCAATCTATTTTGAGCTTCATTCATCCTCATATGGAGTTTATAAAGGAGCAGTTGAGTAACCAATTACGCAGAAAAGGGGCTTGGCAGGGTGAGCTTATTTTAATTCAAAATGGGCATACACAGACGGACCAAGAAGTGTGGGTTAATTGCAGTATTACGCCAATGCGATCTCAGGATGGTAAGACTGAAAAATACGTAGCAACGTTCCAAGATATTTCTTCTGTCAAAGACAATCAAAGTCGAATTGAACGGTTAGCCTACATTGATGAACTTACTGGGCTGAATAATAGAGCGTTCTTCCTGGCACAATTAGAAAAGCTGGTGGAAATAAGTAAACGAGGTCGATATGACTTTGCGTTGTTTTATTTTGATATTGATGACTTTAAAAAAGTGAACGACTTTTTGGGTCATGAAGGTGGTGACATGTTGCTCAAGTTATTTTCTGATAAGGTCTCTGCGACACTGCGAAATGAGGACGTATTTGCTCGAATGGGCGGCGATGAGTTTGCAATCGTGACCGGAGGGGTCAAATCTCAACAAGATGTAATCGCCAAAATAAATTGTCTGTTAGATATTGCTAAAGAGCCTTTTGAGCTTAATGAACACTATGTACAAGTAGGAGTCAGTATTGGGGTTACCATGTCTTCGTCTGATCAATATGACGCAGAGCTGTTATTACAACATGCGGATATGGCGATGTATGAGGCAAAATCTCAAGGTAAAAATACTTATCACTTCTATTCTCAAGAACTCAATACTATCGCAAAAGCCCGAATTGAAATCGAACAGGACTTGTTACACGCAATTGAACACGATGAACTCGAGCTTTATTTTCAGCCTAAAGTTGACAGCCGCGGTCCTCTGCTAGTTGGCTTTGAGGCCTTACTACGTTGGACCAGCAAAAAGCGTGGATTTGTTTCTCCAGCCGAATTTATTCCTATTGCTGAACAAAGTAATTTGATTTTAAAAGTGGGAGATTGGGTGTTAGAAAAAGCCGCCCAATTTGTTCATGAGAGTAAACAAAATGTTGTCGTATCAGTCAATCTAAGCGCTAAACAATTTGAGTCTGGTCACTTGGTCATGAACCTAAATAACGTGATCACTAAATATGGAATTGACCCAACCTTACTAGAGGTAGAAATAACTGAGTCTAGTTTGATGAGGGATGTTGAAGGTGCCATAAAACAATTAGAAGACATCAAGACATTGGGAATTAATATTTCAATTGATGACTTTGGTACGGGATATTCATCGTTAAGTTATTTAAAGCGATTACCGGTAAGCACACTAAAAATCGATCGTTCTTTTATTAAAGATACACCATCGGATAAAAGCGATGTAGAGATTACAAGTGCGATAATCGCTATGGCTACTCAACTTGGCCTTGAAGTTATCGCCGAAGGTGCCGAAACAAAAGACCAAGTCGAATTTTTGGCTAGTCAAAACTGCTTTTTTATTCAGGGTTACTTTTACAGTAAGCCATTACCTAAAAATGACGCCATTGTCTGGACACCAGAAATAAATGGATAAACGCTCCGGATAAAAAATAGAGGAATCTATTATCTTCCGGAGCCGTGATAATTTTTAACTTGGGTTGAGAGGCGGCAGGTTGGAATGAGCTGCCGTTTGCTCATTAGCTCCTTTGTTTTCTGCTTCAATAGCCTGCCAAAGAGCTTCACCACGCCAAACGGGCTGGCTTAGTCCAGTGTCATTTTGTTGGTGACCAAACCTAGCTTTAGCTAACAGCCTTATTTGCTGTTTGAGGTCTTCGTGGACGCTATTCTCAAAGTCACGCATGTGGCGGCATTCAGGCTTGTGAATAGCAGCCCATGCCTTTAACAACTGATAGGCTTGTTCAGGTTGATGAGCAAGGCATGCTCGCTTCAAACTCGCTAGATCAAAATTTTGAGTGGAACCTTGCGAATAATTTACACCAGTTGAGAACCTACTCTGATGATGTTTTCTCTTTTCAAATAAATATAAAATCGCAAAGCAAATCGCACCTAACCACCCTACAACAGTAAGGCCTAGCCATAACCAATAGTTATTGACCGAGGTTGAGATACCAACAGCGTCACAATTACATTCAGTTTGGTCTTGAGGCGTTGCAACAGAACTAGATTCATCGCTCTCGGCTTCAACTCCAACAGGAGGAGGGACGGGTATCGCAGCGTTTGCCGAAGGTGTCACTTTAATGACGCGCTCAGGTAAGGTCGCGGTTTCGATTCGACGTATCTTAGTGTTAAACCAGCTTAGTTTGACCGCAGGAAGGGTGTAAGTACCTGGGCGATTGGCAACGATGGCTTCACTGCTCACTCGTTGGGAGACGAGGGCGTTGTCACGAATGACTGAATGTGTTTCTGATTTGTCCGGATAAACGCTAAATTCACTCGGATATTCACTCTTTATTTCTGGAAGTTGCTCTTCGCTGACGTTTAACGCTGTTAGCGTGTAAGTTCGAGTAATAGGTTCGCCAACCTCCACGGTATTTTGAGTTGGTGTCCACTCTTCATTAAGTTGTACTAAGTCACTAGGTAACCATGCGCCAACATAGTCTGCAGGAATAGGCAGTACATCAATTGCAAAGTTTTCACCGTAGGCACTGACTGGTTTACTCTGGATAAAGCTAGAGAAGCTCGAGCGTCGACTGTTTCTAGAGGTAACGTCGCCATTAAACTCTGGTGACTCAATAGTAAATTGGCCACTGGCTTGTGGTGTGATGGTATAAACACGTTCAATCACTCGGTAGCGAATACCATTGACAATTTCTGTACTGTCTTTGTCTTTTCCATGTTGTTTGATTATCGCACCTTGCAGTGTGGGCTCGGATAATCGGCCACTTTGAAGCTCAACCTGTGGTGACACATATAGTTTTGTGGTCAGCTTAATTGATTGTTGTACATATACTTTTTGTGGTGACAGAGTATTGTCGATGAAAATAGACTCATTGCGTTGTAACCCTGTGTTAGAAGGTTTCACGACGGTTACCTTAATCGGTTGGCTTTTTACTCCATTGAGTTGGAACGACGGAATCGTGAATTCTCCGGCTTGTTTGGCTACTAGAACAACACTCCAAGTAGTAGTGCGAGTCATAGAACCGTTAATGATTTGAGTCTGTGAACCTGTGGCAGTTCGACCCACAGTAAATGGACCATTTTGCAAGGGAGATAGATCTAAATCGTTTGTATTGATAGAGTCGTTGGCTTCTATTTTTAATACAAAAGGTTCTCGCTCCATTACTGGGTTGCGGTCGATTGAAGCTTGTAGTGAGGTCAGGTCTGCAGTGGCATTAAAGGAAATTAAAAACACCACAAACACACTAAAAACGAGAGACTTGATGTTACTTACCACGATTTTTTCACTCCTTTAGGAAACCGGTTTTGGAATTGCCGGCGTTTGCTCTCTAACAGCATTTTATTCTTTAATAATATCGACGGGTCGTCGTCTACTTTGCGCAATAGTTGTTCGAGCTTTTGCATTTCTTCTTGTTCGGCAATTTCTTCAGGGCTTGGTCTAGCAACCGACCCTGTTTGTTGTCCTGTATTATCTGCATCGGCCTCTTCAGCTGCTTCGCTAACTTCTGCTTTTTGTTCTGTCTCGGCTTGATTAGTTCCACTTTGTGCCGCTTGCGAGTCAGATTGGTTTGTTTCTTGATTTTGTGACTGATTTTGTGACTGAGACTGAGACTGAGACGAAGGTTGGCTAGGATCTGCCGTCATTTCACTTTTTTGATCTTCGCCTTGTGGGTTTGAGCCTTGTTGATCATTTTGATTTTGTCCTTGCTCGTCTTGCTGGGATTGGTTTTGAGCGCCTTGATTACCGTTTTCGCTAGACGACGAAGACTCATCATCCTGATTATTTTGCTGTGATGAATCATCTTGCCCTGATTCTTGATTGTCTTGGTTAGACTCTTGTGACTGCTTTAGCAACTGTTCGACAATACTTCTGTTCTGCGCTGCTTGCTCTAAATTAGGGTTCCTTTGTAAAGCGTTTTGGTAAGCCTCTATCGCTTGTTCAAATTCACCCATTTGCGCCAACGCATTCCCTAAGTTGTAGGCGCCTTGAGCGGTTTGGTCTTGCTGATAGAGTTGAGCCGCAGTCTGATAATCTCCTGATTTGTAGGCTGCTGCGGCCTTCCAGTTAGTGTCATCAAACGTTTGCTGAGCTTTGGCGTAATTTTGTTTTGAAAATGCCTCTTGGCCTCTTTGATTCTTTGACTTAAACCATATGTCAGCCCAATTTTCTGACGGTGTTACAGTCTGAGGCTGCTCTGGAGTTGAATCATCATTGGCAAAAGCGGGAGCAGGTATGACCGAAAAACACAGCGCCCCAACAATTGGCAAAACAAACGCAAATGTCGCTCCTCGGCGAAACGCGAATAATAAAAATAACATTGATATTAACACTAAAATTGGTCCGGCTTCATGCCAGTCATCACCGGTAAGTTGAGAATGATTATCGGAGTCTTGAGAGGATTGTGTATCGTCAAAGGTCGAACGACTTCTCGCAGCAAGGCGTTTAATATCTGAGTCATCGGCAGTTATCGTTTGGAACAGCCCACCACTCAATCCAGCTAACTCTTGCAAGGCTTGGCTGTTGAGCTTAGGGATCACAATACTGCCTCTGGCATCTTTCAGTAGGGTTCCATCGAGTTGCTTAATAGGCGCGCCAAGCCGAGTTCCTACCGCAAGAATATTGACTTCAAACGGGGTTTTGCTCGTAAATTCACGAAGGCTGTCCATATCTTCTTCGTCAATGCCGTCAGTAATCCAATATATTTGGCCACTTAGGTAGCCGGCTTGACTCATGAGGTTTTCAGCAAGCTGTAAGCCTAATAATGGGTAGCTGCCTGTGACTGGCATAATTTCAGGGCTTAAACTTTTTACCAGTGTTGCAACGTTACGTGGATCTTTTGTTAAAGGGGAGATGGTATATGCATCTCCAGCGTAGGCGATTAGACCCACTTCCCCATCGCCAAGAGCGGTTGCTAGGTCGATGGTTTTGAACCGAGCTCTAGTCAATCTGTCAGGCTTAACATCTGTGCTTCTCATCGACAGCGACATGTCCATGACAATCATATTGGCCACGTTGGATTTGAACACGGGTTTTTCTATTTTTTGCCATGTTGGACCTGCAAGAGCGATAACACTAGTGAGCCAAAATAGTCCCAAGAGCAAAGGTAACCAATGTCGACCTTGATTGGATTTTCCCTCTAATAAAGAAGTGGCTAAGTGTGGTGCAATAATCGACTGCCAATGGTTATTGGCGTGATGTTGTCGTTTCAATAACCAAACAACAAAGACAGGAATACTTAGCCACAAGAGTTCAGGACGTAAAAAATGAAAATCACTGAGCACGTTTAAATCCCCCTACGACTTGGGTAAGCATTGGCAGGCCTGAAATCAGAATCGAAAGGCCAAGAGCAAAAGCCAGCGGCCAGTAAAATAAGGCTTGTTGAGGACGAAGTTGCACAGGGTCATCTTCAACCGGCTCCATCTGATCTAGTATTTTGTAAATATTGGTAAGCTGTTGTGTGTCTTTTGCTCTAAAGTACTGGCCACCGGTTTCAGTTGCGATAGCTGTTAACAGGCGTTCATCCAAGTCAGCCGACGGGTTCACCCTGCGCGTACCAAAAAAGCTGCGTACTTCCATCTCATCAGCACCAATACCAATAGTATAAACTTTAATGCCCGTTTGTTTGGCGACTTCTAATGCCTCTCTAGGGGTAATATTCCCCGCAGTATTCTGACCATCGGTGAGTAAAATTAGGATTCGATTAGAGTCATCTTTATCTTTAAAACGCTTAGCGGCTAAACCTAACGCATCGCCTATAGCTGTTTTATCGCCAACCAGGCCTAAGACCGCTTCGTCGAGCATTTGTTTGACGGTTTCACGATCAAAGGTTAACGGCGTTTGCACAAACGCAGTATCAGCGAATAATATCAATCCTAAACGATCACCAACCCGTCTATCGATAAAGTCCTGTAACACATACTTAAGCATAGTGAGTCGGTTAACAGGTAGGCCATTGAGACGCATATCTGTTTCATCCATGGATGCCGATAAGTCCACGGCTATCATAATTTCTCGGCCTTCTTGCGGTACCGTTATTGGCTCACCTAACCACTGTGGTCGCATGGCTGCGCCTACGAGTGCCAACCAAACGATAAACCACAACCAAGGAAACGAACGGCGGTATTGGGTCTGCTGCTCTCCTGACATCAACTTAAACGTCGGAAGTCTAAGCGCAGGCCTAGCCTGTTCCGTTTCTGGTAGAAGCCAAACTAAAAGGGGAACAAACGCCAGTAAAGCAAGCCAAGGCCATTCAAAACTAAACACGGTGCGACTCCTTGTGTTTGTCGAGTCGGACACCTTTAGGGTTGGTCAACGAACTTGTCTTGACCCAAGCAATAGCTTGGTTGAGGTACAAATCTGCATTTGCAGCGCTGCATTTTGGCTTGTAGGCAAGGGCTGGAAATTCTTGGGAAATCTGATTGTCCGCTTTTGCCCATTTATTGAGTTGAGTCACCCAGGCTTCTCCAGATAATGCCGCAACAGATTCGCGGTGTGCGTAGGCGAGAGCGACCCGTTTTAAA is a window from the Psychrosphaera ytuae genome containing:
- a CDS encoding penicillin acylase family protein, with the protein product MAKWATLFIKIIMILLILVSILVYISLKSSLPMLNGQIRANVELPVLIERDKNGISFINAQSANDHAFALGWLHSQERFFQMDLLRRNSAGELAELFGEVALAHDKKIRVHQFRQRAKQRFNELPSSHKSLLNSYTEGVNTGLSELSVYPYEYLLLATPPKQWQQEDSFLVLFSMFMDLQDEYGEREKLLGELHARLMPDVFNFINPNGSEWDATIDEVNFSSPDIPKNSFEPAPIIDTSVPNTETAKLSTFSPFVPYDHEALKGSNSWAVTGQLTPYSSGMLANDMHLGIGVPNIWYRSSAKFSANNQDIEIHGVTLPGTPALIAGTNTHIAWGYTNSYGDWSDLIKTTLSDTDNHYLTAQGPLQFETDFESIRVKGQSPVEITIKKTIWGPVIHEEKNNLYALRWVAHDPEGVNFNLLELVYSRNVESALDIAKTLGIPAQNFTVVDTHGNAAWTIAGAIPDKLGANLSQLQWQIPQDWSQTSTKGHITWNGYLAPSDYPVVINPKSDRIWTGNSRVIGSSELNKIGNGGYALGARSRQIANNLKSRQIFTEADFLAIQLDDKAEFLTPWYEFLTHSVLPTSEINDVQKQSLTTHLSQWQNRASIDSIGYTIVRQFRIELRELLFTELFSQTLDKPTDQINYRTIRSQLEPAMWAMITQQPSHLLPERFTTWNSLFNEALNKTINQLEKQFDSLDNASWGAKNQTNIQHPLSRAIPALGWLLDMPKHQVSGDSYMPKVQGSRFGSSQRMVIAPGHEDTAIFHMPVGQSSHPLSPYFGAGHEDWINGTVSPLLPQATKYRLTLQPK
- a CDS encoding bifunctional diguanylate cyclase/phosphodiesterase, producing MITLVQLNGISVRISTWVSVLMFVLVLVIYQLMIVKPVESHLKQAKLLRTSVLSEQSRNISDFFKPLQNAVQTTANKVVLSSEFLMDNNKALDGIELPGGVVFLADDKGNVVSSSEQWTLSHNGHFFIKRNSFQMLLNRQSGWTQVFYDAHLQQYVLGYGVVFREGNNVLGVVGGMIPTDEVIASVSTNVNESEVRYFIYSSLGKVIYHPDYSLKLLRQAESYNAGNYVRSVLSNGLAEYIEKRNSGKNIEQYSERADTIFVDAMPIEHSNWIMAVYQSKNRILDQYRYDQLVYWLTCAGFIFVTFIFSYLISKRQIEKRTQRLIEPFSRWGNGSIDVLEKDMEWLNKNKSQQDEFSPLSQEIKRFVTVERRYMHRLREENNDLKDKVEQNRALAQAISYSDNIVILLTPDLNITIIDNKGQRLLGSSKSSLIGQSILSFIHPHMEFIKEQLSNQLRRKGAWQGELILIQNGHTQTDQEVWVNCSITPMRSQDGKTEKYVATFQDISSVKDNQSRIERLAYIDELTGLNNRAFFLAQLEKLVEISKRGRYDFALFYFDIDDFKKVNDFLGHEGGDMLLKLFSDKVSATLRNEDVFARMGGDEFAIVTGGVKSQQDVIAKINCLLDIAKEPFELNEHYVQVGVSIGVTMSSSDQYDAELLLQHADMAMYEAKSQGKNTYHFYSQELNTIAKARIEIEQDLLHAIEHDELELYFQPKVDSRGPLLVGFEALLRWTSKKRGFVSPAEFIPIAEQSNLILKVGDWVLEKAAQFVHESKQNVVVSVNLSAKQFESGHLVMNLNNVITKYGIDPTLLEVEITESSLMRDVEGAIKQLEDIKTLGINISIDDFGTGYSSLSYLKRLPVSTLKIDRSFIKDTPSDKSDVEITSAIIAMATQLGLEVIAEGAETKDQVEFLASQNCFFIQGYFYSKPLPKNDAIVWTPEING
- a CDS encoding BatD family protein: MVSNIKSLVFSVFVVFLISFNATADLTSLQASIDRNPVMEREPFVLKIEANDSINTNDLDLSPLQNGPFTVGRTATGSQTQIINGSMTRTTTWSVVLVAKQAGEFTIPSFQLNGVKSQPIKVTVVKPSNTGLQRNESIFIDNTLSPQKVYVQQSIKLTTKLYVSPQVELQSGRLSEPTLQGAIIKQHGKDKDSTEIVNGIRYRVIERVYTITPQASGQFTIESPEFNGDVTSRNSRRSSFSSFIQSKPVSAYGENFAIDVLPIPADYVGAWLPSDLVQLNEEWTPTQNTVEVGEPITRTYTLTALNVSEEQLPEIKSEYPSEFSVYPDKSETHSVIRDNALVSQRVSSEAIVANRPGTYTLPAVKLSWFNTKIRRIETATLPERVIKVTPSANAAIPVPPPVGVEAESDESSSVATPQDQTECNCDAVGISTSVNNYWLWLGLTVVGWLGAICFAILYLFEKRKHHQSRFSTGVNYSQGSTQNFDLASLKRACLAHQPEQAYQLLKAWAAIHKPECRHMRDFENSVHEDLKQQIRLLAKARFGHQQNDTGLSQPVWRGEALWQAIEAENKGANEQTAAHSNLPPLNPS
- a CDS encoding VWA domain-containing protein, which codes for MLSDFHFLRPELLWLSIPVFVVWLLKRQHHANNHWQSIIAPHLATSLLEGKSNQGRHWLPLLLGLFWLTSVIALAGPTWQKIEKPVFKSNVANMIVMDMSLSMRSTDVKPDRLTRARFKTIDLATALGDGEVGLIAYAGDAYTISPLTKDPRNVATLVKSLSPEIMPVTGSYPLLGLQLAENLMSQAGYLSGQIYWITDGIDEEDMDSLREFTSKTPFEVNILAVGTRLGAPIKQLDGTLLKDARGSIVIPKLNSQALQELAGLSGGLFQTITADDSDIKRLAARSRSTFDDTQSSQDSDNHSQLTGDDWHEAGPILVLISMLFLLFAFRRGATFAFVLPIVGALCFSVIPAPAFANDDSTPEQPQTVTPSENWADIWFKSKNQRGQEAFSKQNYAKAQQTFDDTNWKAAAAYKSGDYQTAAQLYQQDQTAQGAYNLGNALAQMGEFEQAIEAYQNALQRNPNLEQAAQNRSIVEQLLKQSQESNQDNQESGQDDSSQQNNQDDESSSSSENGNQGAQNQSQQDEQGQNQNDQQGSNPQGEDQKSEMTADPSQPSSQSQSQSQNQSQNQETNQSDSQAAQSGTNQAETEQKAEVSEAAEEADADNTGQQTGSVARPSPEEIAEQEEMQKLEQLLRKVDDDPSILLKNKMLLESKRRQFQNRFPKGVKKSW
- a CDS encoding vWA domain-containing protein, whose protein sequence is MFSFEWPWLALLAFVPLLVWLLPETEQARPALRLPTFKLMSGEQQTQYRRSFPWLWFIVWLALVGAAMRPQWLGEPITVPQEGREIMIAVDLSASMDETDMRLNGLPVNRLTMLKYVLQDFIDRRVGDRLGLILFADTAFVQTPLTFDRETVKQMLDEAVLGLVGDKTAIGDALGLAAKRFKDKDDSNRILILLTDGQNTAGNITPREALEVAKQTGIKVYTIGIGADEMEVRSFFGTRRVNPSADLDERLLTAIATETGGQYFRAKDTQQLTNIYKILDQMEPVEDDPVQLRPQQALFYWPLAFALGLSILISGLPMLTQVVGGFKRAQ
- a CDS encoding DUF4381 domain-containing protein — encoded protein: MAQPPISELNDIILPEPTSWWPLGPAWYVIAILFLIALIWFVQFQLRRRTLMKAKKEALKLLSELQQEPHPQKAVKAINQILKRVALAYAHRESVAALSGEAWVTQLNKWAKADNQISQEFPALAYKPKCSAANADLYLNQAIAWVKTSSLTNPKGVRLDKHKESHRV